Below is a window of Tolypothrix bouteillei VB521301 DNA.
CAAAGACAAAGGTGACAATTCGGGAATCAAACGGAAGCTTGCAGTTACGTGCTACGTTACCAATTAAACCGGGAGATAAAGATACAAAGGGAACCGGAAGAAAGCAATACAATCTCAGTTTAAATATTCCAGCTAACTTAGATGGGTTGAAAACTGCTGAGGAAGAAGCATACGAATTAGGGAAGTTAATTGCAAGGCATAGCTTTCAATGGACTGATAAATATTTAGGAAATGAAGCTATTAAGAAAAGTTTCAAGACAATAGGAGAATTACTGGAAAAATTTGAAGAGGAGTATTTTAAAACACACAAACGAACAACAAAAAGCGAACATACTTTTTTTTATTACTTTTCTCGAACAAAACGATTTACAAATCCTTTGGATTTAGCTTCTCCAGAAAATTTGGTAGCATCCGTTGAAAAAATTGATAAAGAATGGGCAAGATATAATGCAGTTCGTGCGATCTCAGCTTTTTGTCTAACTTTTAAAATTGACATTGATTTATCGAAATATTCCAAAATACCTGAGTGTAATTCCCGTAAGATACCTTCAGATGAAGAAATATGTATGGGAATTTTAAAATTTGAAGATTACTTAAAGAATAGGGGAAATCAAGTCAACCAAGATGTCAAAGATAGCTGGCAACTTTGGCGCTGGACTTATGGAATGCTAGCGGTTTTTGGTTTGCGACCGAGAGAACTTTTTACAAATCCCGATATTGATTGGTGGTTAAGTCAAGAAAACCTAGACTTGACATGGAAAGTTCATAAAGATTGTAAAACGGGAGAGAGACAAGCATTGCCATTACACAAACAATGGATTGAAGACTTTGATTTAAGAAACCCAAAATATGTAGAGATGTTGGCAACGGCTATTAGCAAGAAAGATAAGAATAATTACGCAGAGACAACCGCATTAACTCAAAGAGTAAGTTGGTGGTTTCGTAAAATAGGATTGGATTTTAAGCCCTACGATTTACGTCATGCTTGGGCGATTCGGGCGCATATTCTGGGAATCCCAATTAAAGCAGCGGCGGATAATTTAGGTCATAGCGTGCAAGTTCATACTCAAACTTATCAGCGTTGGTTCTCGTTGGATATGAGGAAGTTAGCGATTAATCAAGCGTTGAGTAAGAGAAATGAACTGGAGTTTATTCGGGAGGAAAATGCTAAGTTGAGGATGGAAAATGAGAAGTTAAAGCTAGAGATTGAAAAGTTGAAAATGGAGTTGCTTTATAAGCGGAGTTGAAACACAAAGCAACATTGATGATTGCAAAAATAACTTCATGTGTTTCCTTGCGATCGCTATTCGCAATATTCGTTATTGTGCAAAATCCACTCATCTAAAATTCAAAATAGCAAAACCTGCAACTTGAGCGCTTATTGTGTTTGTTGCGACTCTTTACCCTCTGTGCGAAATTGCCACATCATGAAAGCAAAAATGTCAGATCTTTCTTGGAAACGTTGCATTTTGGTCGATCCAACACCATGTCCCGCTTCACAGTCAATGCGGAGTAAAACAGGTTTGCCACTGGCTGACGCCGCTTGAACGCGTGCTGCAAATTTGGTTGATTGCCAAGGTTCGCAGCGCGTGTCAGTCATGCCGTGTATAATCATCATTGCTGGATAATGAATGCCATCTTCAATATGCAAAAAAGCGTCCATTTCATAAAGAGCTTTGAATCCAGCGAGACTCTTACAACTTCCAAATTCACGAATGTTGTTGACTCCGTTGGGAGTGGTTTCAAAACGTACTGGATTTAAAGCACCGACTCGTAGTATTGCCACAGCAAACAAGTCGGGACGCTCGGTGATGGCTCTACCGATCGCAATACCACCTGCGCTGAATCCTTCAACTGCTAGCTTAAAACGCGAAGTGTAGTTATTTTCGATGAGATACTCAGCACAAGCAATCAAATCTTTCCAAGTATTCGGTTTGGTTTGTTGAAATCCAGCCCGATACCACTCTTCCCCTTTTTCACCACCACCGCGCACATGGGCAAATGCGGCAATTCCGCCTTTCTCGTACCATGCATAATCTTGATGTTGATAGGGTAGATAGAGAGAAAACCCATAAGCTCCATAACCATTTAGCCAACAAGGATTTGAGCCATCAAGCTTAATTCCTTTTTTGTAGATAATTGACATTGGCACCCATGTCCCATCATGCGATCGCACTTCAACTTCTTCAACAATTAAATCATCCGGTGCATCATATTTCCCTTTTGGTTGTAGAAGAATCTCCACAAACGTTTTTGTTTTCGGATTGTATTCGTAGATGCTGTTAGATCTCGTCCAAGAAGCCATTGTTAACAGAATCCCATCTACTCTAGAATCATTTTTTGACAATCTTGCGTCATTGCCAAAAAAATCCACCGTTCCATCAAAAGGAAGTTCTAGTTCTGTCGCTGTACCACCGTAAGGAATGCGAATCACTTTATCGCTTCCACCACCATCCATCAGTACGTAGAGTGCATCAGTAGCTGCAAATATGTTGTTTGCGGTTCTATCACTTTGCGCTAAGACAAGTTCAGCTTTTGAAAGCTCGGGGTTTTCTAATGAAGTTTTGACAATCTTGTAACGAGGTGCATTTTTATGTGTGACCAAGTATAACTCTTCTCCATGCACCTCAAAGATGAGGACTTCATCTGATATGTCACAAACCTTCTTCCACTCCGGTGCGCCACGATGAAATGAATCAAGAGTAGCAACATAAAGGTCGATTTCTTTCTGCGTACCGTAAAGAACGACTGCAAATAGGTAGTCAGAATTGGGGACAGTAACGATAAATGGAGATGCTACGGGCGAAACACTCACGCTTGGGGAGATTTCATGTCCGAGTATAACTTTATCTTCTGTGATATCAGTGCCAAGCCTGTGCAAATAGACTTTGCTCATTTGATACTTTTCAGTGACTGCCATACCTTCTTTCATCTCCTGGTAACGAGTGTAGAAGAATGACTGACAATCGGGTAACCAAGTCCCAATCCAATGTATCCGAGATATTGGTCGATCTACATCTTCTAAGGTTGCGGTATCAATTGTGTACAGCGAAGTCTCTTCCGAGCCGCTAGCTGCAATCCCATAAATGACATATCTACCATCCCACGATGGCATGAAGCGATTAATTGCGTGTGGCTTACCTGTTTCTCTAATAAATTTGTCAGGATCGACCAAAAGAATTTCGTCACCGTCTGTGCTGCTATGCATATATAACTTCCACACATCGTCTTGCGCTCCACATTTAAGGTAAAAAACTTTGCCGTTGACAACCCGCAAAACACAGTTCACCTTGGACACAATGGAAGCGTCTAATTCTATCATGCGAGTGAGAAAGGCATCGCGCTCGGGTAGTTCTGCAAGGCTGTGGCTTGTAAAATCAGCTTGCGCTTTTACCCACTTCTGTACCTCTTCATCTTTGAAGTTTTCCATGTAACGGTAATTGTCCGTTACCTTTGTGCCGAAGTAGTCGTCTGTGACAGGTGTAACTGGCGCAACGGGTGGCTTGAGTTTTTCAGTCATATCTTGTGTTTCTTCAGAAGATGCGATCTGAGTTAAATGTATCTCAAATAACCGACGCACGCTGAGTCCGATCTTTACAACCCCAATCGAACAGTTTAAGAAGCAGAAAATTCTTATTGTTGGGTTTATAAGAAATTGATACTATTAACAAAGTGGGCGATTAAAGTACCAGAATGGTAAAAGCATTATGGCAAAGCGTAAAAAAAACAACCTAGAGTGGATGAAACAAACGCTTGAACTAAAACCAGATCATCACTGGGAAGGTCCACCAGGTTACAAAATCTTTGTGGCAGATCGGGGAGCAGTTCGTTTCAATGTACCGCAGGATTGGGCTTTTGAGCCACAAGAAAAATCATTTAAGTTCTTTGATAAAAAACCACCCGATGAGGATTGTTGTCTGGAAGTCTCTTTCAATCGCCTACCACCCCACGACTGGAGTCTGTTTCCACTAAAATCGACTCTGAAGAAAGTTGTAGAAAATGAAACTCGCAATGTCATTGCCAAGGGAGAAATAATTACCGTCAAGCGCCAAACTGCCAAGATTGTCTGGACAGAGATTAAGTTCATCGACACCCAGGCGGAACCAAGGGAAGCTTTCTCGCGGACTTGCATTGGTTTGGGATCGAACATTCAGTGCTTGATTACGTTTGATTATTGGGTAGACCAAGCAGAACAGCTAACACCTGTTTGGGATGAAGTGATGCGTAGTCTCACTCTAGGGTTATATATTCGCGATCCATTGACTGGTGTGGCTTTTCCAGATTAAGTTTCCCAGCGATCTAGCAATGGATCGACAACTTCTTGTTCAATTTCAGTTGGGTTTGGATTGTAAAATTCATATAGCTCGTCATTATCGCTCTCCTAAAGTTTCTTGAATATGGTTTTCCAACCATCGTTCATACTCTTCAAGTTCGGCTACTTCTTTCATTAATTGTTGTCGGCGTTCTTTAATTTCTGCTAGATGTTTAAGTAAATTGCTACCATCTAGTACAGACTGTACTAGTAAACTAAATTCTTGTTGGGAAATTTCTCGACCAGCAAAGGCTGTGGCTTCTAATTCATCTAGTTTTGCCCAACGTTGGAGTTGTTCGGGAGTGGGAGAATGAGTCATTGGTGTTTCTGGTTAATCAAGTGGTTGTAGTTGACGGCGCTGTTTTATTTCTGACAAAACTGTATTGGCTATATATTCGGTTACTATTAACTCTCTCGAATAATCGGTTTCTCGAAATCCAATATTTTGATAGAACTCCTTAGCTCTTTCAATTGTTAGTACTTTTACAATACCACCAAACCCACTTGATTGACTTTCTCCGATGATACCTTCGATTAGCGAGGTAGCAGCGCCTTTACGTTTGTAGATGATGTCTTGACCTGGTTGTTCAATTACATTCCAGGGAGCATTAGTCAAGCTTTCAATTATAATACCTTGTTTTAATTCTGCTTCAATTTCTATTTGTTCAATTGATATGATTGCTGCAGCTTGTAATATTCCTGAATTGTCAGTAACTCCTCGATAACTACTACTATTGGCTCCAGAAAAAGCTAGTGCTTCCACTTTTGCAACACAATCTCCAAATCTTGTTCCAAATATTCTATGTATGTCACCGCTATAAAAGGTATTAATGTATTCTCTACATTTGTTATTCCATCTAATTAACTGGATACGAAAGTCTGTTGATGTGCCAATGATGTAGTTGAAAATATTCATATTAGTCTAATAAAACAGAAGTTCAAAAAGTTTTGATTTATACTGTTTTTCTTTAATAAAAATTTAATTTTTTCCTACAAAGTAGACAGGATTTGCATTTTATCTTCCGGGTTATCCAGAAAATATTATCATTAAAATACTGAAAAAGTTTAATTTAGGCTAAAGTTAGGCTGGATTTTATTCTTCCTTCAAAACATATTTTCCCATCTGACTTTGAGGTGCGATCGCCAAATCGGAGTAATCCCAGGAGTGCATTTGACGGAAAGGCAGACCCATCTTCTGGAATACGTACTTCTCTTTAATACCAGAAGCAACTAAATCGGGCTTCATGTGCTTGACGAACTCTTCAAACTCGAAAGCTGTTACGTCATCATAAATGATGGTCGCGCCATCAATATAGTTTGTGGTACGCTTGTAGTCGTCGTTGTGAGCGAATTCGTAGCCAGTACCAACAACTTTGATACCGAGATCTTCAAACGCGGGAACAACGTGACGGGGGCGCAAGCCACCAACGTAAAGCATGACTGTCTTGCCTTCGAGGCGAGGACGGTACTTATCGAGCACTGCATTCATCACTGTAGTATACTTAGCGATGACTTTCTCAGCGTTTGCTTGGATCTTCTCATCAAAGCGAGCTGCAATTTCGCGTATGGATGCAGCAATCTTGGTAGGACCGAAGAAGTTAAATTCCATCCAAGGCATACCATAAGCTTCTTCCAAGCTACGGCAGATGTAGTTCATCGAGCGGTAGCAGTGGATGAGCACTAGCTTGGAAGCAGGACCGTTAACCAACTCGTTAACAGTACCGTCACCAGACCACTGAGCAACAACGCGCAAGCCCATTTCTTCAAGGATCATGCGGCTAGCCCAAGCATCACCACCGATGTTATAGTCACCGATAAGTGCTACATCATAAGGACCGGGTTCGATAGACAGAGTATTTTCTTTCTTAGCCTTATCGAATCTGGGGAACATGTGGTCGCGGAGAGCATCGTTAGCGATGTGGTGTCCGAGAGATTGAGAAACACCCCGGAAGCCTTCGCAACGTACAGGTACGACTGGCTTGTTAATTTGTTTAGCAGCTTTCTTAGAAACAGCTTCGATGTCATCTCCGATCAAACCGATAGGACACTCAGACTGAACGGAGATACCACGGTTGAGGGGGAAGAGTACTTCAATTTCCTCAATGATTTTGGTAAGTTTCTTATCACCACCGAATACGATATCGCGCTCTTGGAAGTCGGAGGTGAAGTGCATGGTACCGAAGGAATCGACACCAGTCTTACCAACATAGTAGTTACGACGACCAGACCAAGACCAGTAACCGCAACCAACGGGACCGTGGCTGATGTGGATCATGTCCTTAATAGGACCCCAAACCACACCCTTAGAACCTGCATAAGCACATCCACGAGCAGTCATTACACCGGGAACTGATTTGATGTTGGATTTAACACCGCAATCAGATTTGCCGTCTTCGTGGACGTTCAGGTGCTTTTCACGCTTTTTGCGAGATTTTTCTGGGTAAGCAGAAAGAACTTCTTTAATCAGTTCTTTATGTTCTTCTACCTTATTTTCTAGGTTATTTTTGCCTTCTGTGTATGTCATGGTGTTCCCTGTGGCTTAGTAACTGGTAAGACGCGGTATGAAGTATGAATTATGAATTATGAAGTATGAAGTATGAAGTGTGAAATCTAAAAAGTTTTGCATCCTTTATTCTTCATACTCTATCCTTTATCCTTCATACTTTATCCTTTGAGGATCGGGTGGGCAGATAGCCCACCTAACAAGCATTCCCTACTTCTGTTGGGTTGCTTATGCAGGAACTTCGGAAGCTGGCTTGCCAACGATATCTGCATGCTTGGAATCGTCGTCGAGGATACCGAACTCTACGAGTAGAGCTTCCAACTCGTCCATTTCGAGAGGTGTGGGGATTGTTAGTTTTTCGTTGTTGATGATCTTCTTAGCTAATGCGCGGTATTCATTGCTTTGGTTGCTGTCAGGTGCGTACTCGTTAACAGTCATCCGGCGCAATTCAGCGTGCTGAACGATGTTATCGCGAGGTACGAAGTGAATCATTTGGGTGTTCAAGCGTTCTGCCAAGGTTTCGATGAGTTCGATTTCCCGGTCAACTTTACGGCTGTTACAAATCAGACCACCCAAGCGTACACCACCAGAGTGAGCGTACTTGAGAATACCACGAGCGATGTTGTTAGCAGCGTACATCGCCATCATTTCACCAGAAGTCACGATGTAGATTTCTTGTGCTTTGCCTTCACGAATTGGCATTGCGAAACCACCGCAAACAACGTCACCCAATACGTCGTAGGAAACGAAATCTAGATCTTGGTAAGCACCGTTTTCTTCCAAGAAATTGATGGCAGTGATAATACCACGTCCAGCACAACCTACTCCAGGCTCAGGACCACCAGATTCTACGCAACGAACACCACGGAAGCCGGTGAGCATTACTTCTTCGAGTTCTAAATCTTCTACTGCGCCACGCTCAGCAGCAAGGTGTAATACGGTGGTTTGAGCTTTGCTGTGTAGCATCAAACGGGTGGAATCTGCTTTGGGGTCGCAACCTACAATCAAAATGCGCTGACCCATTTCTGCCATAGCGGCAAGGGTATTTTGAGAAGTGGTGGACTTACCGATACCGCCTTTACCGTAAAAAGCTATTTGTCTAATTTTTTCGTCAGACATGATGAGTTTTCTCCTGCAATTGATTGATTGGTTGGTTGTTGGGTGGGTCTGTTTGGTTGAAGAGACGTCACGCTGATTTGTTACAGCCGTGACTTGTTGTAGAACGTCACCGGAGGCGATCGCCCTACCGCTAAAACCATTGAAAGCATCATCTATTCCTCAGTTAGTTTCTAAATTTCTTCAGACTTAAGTACTTTACAAGTACTTCATAATGTGCATTCGCCTGAAACACCAAGTAGGGCTTGACGGAATTATCTGTCAAAAATCAATGCGTTAGACATTACTTGTTCAAGATAGCGCCTTGCAGCTTGGCGACGCGATCGAGAGCAGCGTTTGTGTCCTCTGCGGAAGCTCCACATGCAGTTAATGAATCACGAAGATGCTTTGAAACAGCATCAAAATGTTGGGGCTGTAGATTCATACCTGTGTGGGTTTTGTCCATTGAACGACCGTTGTAGACCTTAGGACCGTCAAAGATTTGAGCAAAGAAAGCAACTTGTTGAGCGTGTTGCTTAGCCATGTCTGTGTTAGCAAAGAAGTGATTGAGGGTGCTATCAGCCATGACACGCTTGTAAAATTCAGTGACTACTTTCTCAACACCTTGCTGTCCACCGAGTTTGTCGAATAATGCGCTCATATTCTTGTCCTTTGAAGCGAGTTGGATACCGAAATTCACACTCTTCTGATTCTTGGATCGCAGCGCTTTAGGGGTAACTGTTCACCGTTAACCAATTCCAGTAGGGTTACGTGCATTGATTCCTACTTGGTGTTTCAGGCGAATGCAAATTACTAAACTCTAAATCAAAGGATCGACTGCTTCTACTACAAGATCTTTGCTAACCCGCTCGCGCAATCTAGCTTCTATAGCAATCTTTAAAGTTGCCGTACTGCTAGAACACGAACCACAAGCACCTTGAAGCAGAACCTTCACGCGATCGCCTTCTACGTCATACAGTTCCACATCTCCCCCGTCGGCGATCAAAACGGGTCGAACTTCTTCATCCAGGACTTTTTGAATGAGTGCAATCTTTTGCACCGATGTCAGTGGCTTTTGGGAAAACTGACTTGCAGTCCTTGGTTGTAGGGAATTATTTACAGGGGCTGCGGTTTCTTTCTGTACTAATGCAATTATATCATCAATTGCCGCCAAACAAGATCCGCATCCGCCACCAGCTTTTACATAATTTGTTACTTGTTCGGCGGTCGTTAAATTATTCTCTACAATAACGCGCCGAATTTTTGTATCGCTGATGCCAAAACAAGTACAAATGAGAGTTCCTTCATCATCATCGTCATGGGCTGCGAGGGGAATACCTCGATAATTATAGATAGCAGCTTCTAATGCTTCTTGTCCCATAACCGAACAATGCATTTTTGCTTCTGGCAATCCACCAAGATAGCTAGCAATTTCTTTATTACTAATCTTAAGCGCTTCGTCTAGAGTTTTTCCTTTAACAAGGTCAACCAGAGCTTCTGAAGAAGCTATAGCGCTAGTACAACCAAAAGTTTGATAGCGAGCTTCGAGAATTTTTTCAGTTTCTTCCTCTACTTTCAGATGCAATCTTAGAGCATCTCCACAGGCAATACTGCCTACTTCACCAACAGTAATTTTAACACCAGCTTCATCTGTCTCTTCTAAAACCCCTTGGTTTTTAGGATTGTAGAAGAGATCCATTACTTTATCCGTGTAGTCCCACATAGCCGATTTTAGAGTGATTGTTAATTGCTAATTGCTAATGGCTAATGGCTAATGGCTAATGGCTAATGGCTAACCACTAACCACTAACTAATTAGCGATGAGCCAAACTTTTTTCTTGTTCTTGCAGCCAACTTGCATTGTCACTCTTAAAGGGCGAGAGTGTACGCAGATGTTCCACAATACCGGGCATTACTGCCAAAACTGCATCAATTTCGGCTTCTGTGGTGTAGCGGCAAAGACTAAAGCGAATGGAACCGTGCAAAATTGTATAGGGTAAACCCATTGCCCGCAAAACGTGGGAGGGTTCTAAAGAGCCAGAACTGCAAGCAGAACCAGATGAAGCACAAATACCATGTTTGTTTAGAGAGAGCAGAATTGCTTCGCCTTCGATAAACTTGAAACCAATATTGGTTGTGTTTGGCAATCTTTGGCTTGCATCACCGTTAACTTCGCAATCTGGAATTTGAGCGAGAAGAGTTTGTTCGAGGCGATCGCGTAAGCGCTTTTCTCTGGTTGTTGCTTCTTCTAGATGTAATAATTCTAGTTCAGCTGCTTTGCCTAATGCAACTACTCCTGGAACATTTTCTGTTCCGCCCCGTCTTCCGCGCTGCTGTCCTCCACCCACAATCATAGGACGGAATCTAACTCCACGACGTACATATAAAGCACCAATACCTTTGGGTGCGTGAATCTTGTGACCCGACATGGTCAACATATCAATGGTGCTAGTCTTCATATTCATGGGAATTTTGCCCACAGCTTGGACTGCATCCACATGGAACAGCGCTCCGTACTCTTTCACGCGCATCCCAATTTGTTCGATTGGGAAAATAGTACCAGTTTCATTATTAGCATACATGATTGTCACGAGAGCAGTGTTACCTGTAAGCGAAGCTTCCAGTTCATTTAAATC
It encodes the following:
- a CDS encoding site-specific integrase, whose translation is MEKQGIDKYQQAFEDLEPISSTDGSFLGSSLQAQQQREHMQNKVLLELEKVNQRLKLAKTKVTIRESNGSLQLRATLPIKPGDKDTKGTGRKQYNLSLNIPANLDGLKTAEEEAYELGKLIARHSFQWTDKYLGNEAIKKSFKTIGELLEKFEEEYFKTHKRTTKSEHTFFYYFSRTKRFTNPLDLASPENLVASVEKIDKEWARYNAVRAISAFCLTFKIDIDLSKYSKIPECNSRKIPSDEEICMGILKFEDYLKNRGNQVNQDVKDSWQLWRWTYGMLAVFGLRPRELFTNPDIDWWLSQENLDLTWKVHKDCKTGERQALPLHKQWIEDFDLRNPKYVEMLATAISKKDKNNYAETTALTQRVSWWFRKIGLDFKPYDLRHAWAIRAHILGIPIKAAADNLGHSVQVHTQTYQRWFSLDMRKLAINQALSKRNELEFIREENAKLRMENEKLKLEIEKLKMELLYKRS
- a CDS encoding prolyl oligopeptidase family serine peptidase: MRRLFEIHLTQIASSEETQDMTEKLKPPVAPVTPVTDDYFGTKVTDNYRYMENFKDEEVQKWVKAQADFTSHSLAELPERDAFLTRMIELDASIVSKVNCVLRVVNGKVFYLKCGAQDDVWKLYMHSSTDGDEILLVDPDKFIRETGKPHAINRFMPSWDGRYVIYGIAASGSEETSLYTIDTATLEDVDRPISRIHWIGTWLPDCQSFFYTRYQEMKEGMAVTEKYQMSKVYLHRLGTDITEDKVILGHEISPSVSVSPVASPFIVTVPNSDYLFAVVLYGTQKEIDLYVATLDSFHRGAPEWKKVCDISDEVLIFEVHGEELYLVTHKNAPRYKIVKTSLENPELSKAELVLAQSDRTANNIFAATDALYVLMDGGGSDKVIRIPYGGTATELELPFDGTVDFFGNDARLSKNDSRVDGILLTMASWTRSNSIYEYNPKTKTFVEILLQPKGKYDAPDDLIVEEVEVRSHDGTWVPMSIIYKKGIKLDGSNPCWLNGYGAYGFSLYLPYQHQDYAWYEKGGIAAFAHVRGGGEKGEEWYRAGFQQTKPNTWKDLIACAEYLIENNYTSRFKLAVEGFSAGGIAIGRAITERPDLFAVAILRVGALNPVRFETTPNGVNNIREFGSCKSLAGFKALYEMDAFLHIEDGIHYPAMMIIHGMTDTRCEPWQSTKFAARVQAASASGKPVLLRIDCEAGHGVGSTKMQRFQERSDIFAFMMWQFRTEGKESQQTQ
- a CDS encoding GNAT family N-acetyltransferase, with the protein product MNIFNYIIGTSTDFRIQLIRWNNKCREYINTFYSGDIHRIFGTRFGDCVAKVEALAFSGANSSSYRGVTDNSGILQAAAIISIEQIEIEAELKQGIIIESLTNAPWNVIEQPGQDIIYKRKGAATSLIEGIIGESQSSGFGGIVKVLTIERAKEFYQNIGFRETDYSRELIVTEYIANTVLSEIKQRRQLQPLD
- the nifD gene encoding nitrogenase molybdenum-iron protein alpha chain translates to MTYTEGKNNLENKVEEHKELIKEVLSAYPEKSRKKREKHLNVHEDGKSDCGVKSNIKSVPGVMTARGCAYAGSKGVVWGPIKDMIHISHGPVGCGYWSWSGRRNYYVGKTGVDSFGTMHFTSDFQERDIVFGGDKKLTKIIEEIEVLFPLNRGISVQSECPIGLIGDDIEAVSKKAAKQINKPVVPVRCEGFRGVSQSLGHHIANDALRDHMFPRFDKAKKENTLSIEPGPYDVALIGDYNIGGDAWASRMILEEMGLRVVAQWSGDGTVNELVNGPASKLVLIHCYRSMNYICRSLEEAYGMPWMEFNFFGPTKIAASIREIAARFDEKIQANAEKVIAKYTTVMNAVLDKYRPRLEGKTVMLYVGGLRPRHVVPAFEDLGIKVVGTGYEFAHNDDYKRTTNYIDGATIIYDDVTAFEFEEFVKHMKPDLVASGIKEKYVFQKMGLPFRQMHSWDYSDLAIAPQSQMGKYVLKEE
- the nifH gene encoding nitrogenase iron protein, with the translated sequence MSDEKIRQIAFYGKGGIGKSTTSQNTLAAMAEMGQRILIVGCDPKADSTRLMLHSKAQTTVLHLAAERGAVEDLELEEVMLTGFRGVRCVESGGPEPGVGCAGRGIITAINFLEENGAYQDLDFVSYDVLGDVVCGGFAMPIREGKAQEIYIVTSGEMMAMYAANNIARGILKYAHSGGVRLGGLICNSRKVDREIELIETLAERLNTQMIHFVPRDNIVQHAELRRMTVNEYAPDSNQSNEYRALAKKIINNEKLTIPTPLEMDELEALLVEFGILDDDSKHADIVGKPASEVPA
- a CDS encoding group I truncated hemoglobin, whose product is MSALFDKLGGQQGVEKVVTEFYKRVMADSTLNHFFANTDMAKQHAQQVAFFAQIFDGPKVYNGRSMDKTHTGMNLQPQHFDAVSKHLRDSLTACGASAEDTNAALDRVAKLQGAILNK
- the nifU gene encoding Fe-S cluster assembly protein NifU translates to MWDYTDKVMDLFYNPKNQGVLEETDEAGVKITVGEVGSIACGDALRLHLKVEEETEKILEARYQTFGCTSAIASSEALVDLVKGKTLDEALKISNKEIASYLGGLPEAKMHCSVMGQEALEAAIYNYRGIPLAAHDDDDEGTLICTCFGISDTKIRRVIVENNLTTAEQVTNYVKAGGGCGSCLAAIDDIIALVQKETAAPVNNSLQPRTASQFSQKPLTSVQKIALIQKVLDEEVRPVLIADGGDVELYDVEGDRVKVLLQGACGSCSSSTATLKIAIEARLRERVSKDLVVEAVDPLI
- the nifS gene encoding cysteine desulfurase NifS, with amino-acid sequence MLKDCIYLDNNATTKVDPEVVEAMLPYLSDYYGNPSSMHTFGGQVGKAVKQGREQVAALLGADESEIVFTSGGTEGDNAAIRAALLAQPDKRHIITTQVEHPAVLNVCKQLESQGYSVTYLSVNRQGQLDLNELEASLTGNTALVTIMYANNETGTIFPIEQIGMRVKEYGALFHVDAVQAVGKIPMNMKTSTIDMLTMSGHKIHAPKGIGALYVRRGVRFRPMIVGGGQQRGRRGGTENVPGVVALGKAAELELLHLEEATTREKRLRDRLEQTLLAQIPDCEVNGDASQRLPNTTNIGFKFIEGEAILLSLNKHGICASSGSACSSGSLEPSHVLRAMGLPYTILHGSIRFSLCRYTTEAEIDAVLAVMPGIVEHLRTLSPFKSDNASWLQEQEKSLAHR